TTAAAGGATTTGTTGAGACATACACCACCTCCAATTCCCCCCAAACCATTTCCCCCCTCCCATTACGATacaaacccggtgaacgaccgcaactaggttaaagccgggtataaataaatgatataaaaaaagcaTTGTTGTCTAATCCAATTTCATAAGGTCTTCCGGAttagcccccccccccctcaaatcaaagtcttggcattacattccttttgtggaatttgggctttctgtttcaacagacttcgcagccgattcttaagtgtacagaatcattgcatagccagtactatggatcctactgacactaagaacccttccaggtcggggctcgaacatacgacaactggcttgtaagaccagcgtcctatgcactgaACCCCCCCtctcaagatcctgttattgttcgaaaaaattttactctttgttggccttttgttatcagatacctaatgtgtccttcccatgtgcatttggaatcaaaccacaccccgaggtatttaaaagtcaaaacctgcgcgtgatcatgctttcttgaacagACGAATTCgatccagatgaacagcccacaCGGAAAAGTTATTTAAGGTGTATCGCAATGTCAGTATCtgtcaattgtcttagtgtagtGTACAAAATTATAGAAGAGTGGACTGAGGCAGGAGCCTTGCGGGAGCcctatgtagctaattctgaatgttgccaaatcgccatgtgaaaaatacttgCGCTTctatgacaaaaggttgtgcaaatatttatttaaaaccgCTGGAAGttcatgttggtgaagcttgtctgaaagaacatcaatggaaactgaatcaaatgctcctttaatgtctaaaaatacaaattccatttgttgttttttagcgaaggcaatttgtaaGTCGGACGAAAGTGATGCAATGGATCAATGGAGCCATTATTTGTAGTAGATTCCCGAATAATGccacgtaggaacagaatctgggctaaccttcctagcaaagtcaaatatccatcggttccagtattcttcactctcatttcctacgttacgattcctcatttgtctggccgtattcccaaagagtgctcattgtggTTTCTCAAGatgaaccttcgacaaaatgtctttaatagctacatttcttggctcgaagtatgctcttgtacttggtttctaaaaccaagaatttttcgaaattctgaggagttcctccacCCCGTTTAAGAAACGTCTTACAAGTATTTTGTTTCGCATGTTTAGTATCGGAGCAGTCTCCCACCACCATCCGCCAAGCGGGGGTAtgcgccctgtagctcatcatccaaagcctagggtGGAGGAAACCGATgttgccgaaatcagttaatattattatatcgtttatttagacCGGACTTCAACCCAATTAAGCTCGTTCGCTGAATGGCGAAGTCAGTTGAATTCACCAGagggattgtaaaccatttcagttaattcaaaatttctgaaaatctgtgtaaccatctttgagaaattgtatcgCGTTCCAAATACAatgtttgggtaccttccggaaTCTAAAACCGAATATCGTTAAAACTGTTGCTTAGAAACATACAACAaaatttaataatcgtgttcgACTGTGCTCCTAAATCATCGCTTTATCATGTAGCATTCAAAGCTCCTACTACAATTGAAAATGCAGTCCCTGCTTGGCGAGACTGTGCACGAAcgtacaaacttaggcttcaacgcaatcaaagtaagatcttaaagatgattctaaatctgccTCCCtgaatatactagaacaaaaattcgaacaatactgcacgaaatttgagaAGAGGTGCTCaacctctgaaatacaaataattcaaaattatagtAGAATGGTTAGAAGCagataaattttttattgataattaacaaattatgattaaacatttgagtgtaaaacaagagtaactaacacatataattaataacgaatcgtttgAATAAGGATTAAGGCCAAACAGTCAAAACCCTAGTAATGTAAAACATTGATGTAATCCACAAAAatgagattaataaacagatatttatgaaaaaaaaaaccaaacctGGTGTTGGAGACGTGACCATCCCTACAACCCAATAGTAATTGCTGGGCTCACTGGTGGCAGCCCGACTGTCACTCAGTTGATGCACCGACCAGCATCCGGTCTATGTGTCAGGATCAGAATGTAATATGTAGTAGAATAAGTAACACGCGTTTTTACCTCTAACTGTGCGTCTTTTAATAAAGTCAGTTTTTAATGTTTGGGTCGTGTTATATTCATTATCGGTCACCTCCGAACACACCCACAACAGTGGCGACGAGGATTTAAGTTAAATTGGCGATCAGAAGCTAAACTTCATCACCCACGAGGAAACGAGAAGCATGGCGGAATCTAACTTCAATCCGGAGCATCAGCAACCGGGAACCGGCTTACCTGGCGGTCCACAGCACCCGAGAATGCAGCAAAACCATCTGCGTCATCCAGCTCCATTTTTCAACGGTCCACCATCATCGCAACAATCAGCAAATACCAGCTCATCTTCTACAGAAACCACCTACCAGCTAATGCAGCAGCAGCAAGATTTCTTCCGGAGTATCATATCATCGATCAATGTTCAGGTCCCTCCAAACCCTGAAATGATTCTCGACTCGCTGGCGAACAACATCAAAGAGTTTCGCTACGATCCGGACGGAAACATAACCTTCGCTGCATGGTATGGCAGATACGACGATTTGTTCGAGCAAGATGCCGCACGGTTGGACGATGAAGCGAAAGTCCGCTTGCTCATGCGGAAACTAGGATCAGCAGAACACGAACGTTACGTGAGTTATATCTTGCCGAAATCgccaaaagattacaaattcAGCGATACAGTGGAAAAGCTAAAAATTCTTTTCGGCGCTGCTGAGTCTGTCATCAGTAAACGGTATCGGTGTCTACAGGTAACCAAACAACCGACCGACGATTATGTTACGTACGCTTGTCGAATCAACAAGACTTGTGTTGAATTCGAGCTGAGCAAGCTGTCCGAAGAGCAGTTTAAATGCTTAATGTTTGTTTGCGGGCTAAAGTCAGAGGGAGACGGCGAAATACGAACGCGGCTGCTGGCGAAAATCGAAGAACGTGATGACGTCACACTAGAGCATCTTTCGGAAGATTGTCAGCGATTGTTGTGCCTGAAACGGGACACGGCAATGATCGAGTCATCAGCATCAACGTCATCAGTGAATTTCATCAAGCGAAAACAGCAGTTTTCAAAACGTCAACATAAGCCACCAGTGGAGTCAGCCGGACCAGACAAGAGCAAACAAATACCCTCTACACCCTGCTGGTACTGCGGGGGAATGCACTTCGTTCGAGACTGCACTCATCGGAGCCACAAATGCAAGGACTGCGGCAACATCGGACATCGCGAGGGATATTGTTCCTCTGCCAAGCGAAATTTCAAGATCAGCCGAAACAGAAAGCACCCAGGATCGTTAAATACAAAAACCGTAAATCTCCGTATAAATACCGTCGATCAAAAGCGACGTTTTGTTAAAATTGTACTGAACGGTGTGAAGGTGCGTCTACAGTTGGACACGGGGTCTGACGTTAGCATCGTATCGAAACGCTTGTGGGAGAAAATAGGTAAACCACCCACTGCACCAGTAAATGAGCTAGCCTCAACAGCGTCAGGCGACCGATTGCAGTTTTTGTTTAAGTTCAGCTGTCTAGTTTCTTTCAACGGTGAACAACATCACTGTCAGTTTTACGTGGTCGAAAACTCGCTTTATCTTTTCGGAATCGATTTGATGGAAGCATTCGGTCTCTTTTCATTACCTATTAGCATGTACTGCAACAACGTCAGTGTTCCTGCTATCACTTTGCAGTCACTCAAAGCGGCATACCCGAGTGTATTTAGAAACGAGTTAGGGTTGTGCACGAAAACAAAAGTGAAATTGGAACGGAAACCAGATGCAACTCCAGTTTTTCGTCCGAAACGTCCAGTGGCTTACGCAGTACACAGCACGGTTGACAACGAACTTGACCGACTGGAACGAGCAAAAATCATCACACCGGTAGACTTTTCGGACTGGGCAGCACCCATCGTCGTTGTCAGAAAAACGAACGGGTCCATTCGCATTTGCGGAGATTACTCTACAGGTCTCAACAATGCACTGCAACCGCATCAGTACCCGTTACCGCTACCGGAGGAGATTTTCAACAAGTtggctaattgtactgtatttagCCGAATCGACCTGTCGGATGCGTTCCTGCAAGTAGAGGTTGACGAAAGTAGTCGTGATTTATTAACCATCAACACCCATCGTGGACTCTACCGGTACAATCGTCTGCCACCGGGAGTCAAAACAGCACCGGGAGCTTTCCAGCAACTTATCGATACAATGCTGGCAGGTCTTCCTCATACGTGTGGTTATTTGGATGACGTCGTCGTTGGTGGTGTCACTACTGAGACACACTGGGAAAACCTTCGCGCAGTGTTTCAAAGAATCAGCGAGTTTGGATTTACCATCCGAGTGGAAAAGTGCATCTTCGCTCAGCCTCAAATCAAATATGTAGGTCATCTGCTTGACCGCAATGGTCTTCGCCCAGATCCAGCAAAAGTTCAAGCCATTAACGAAATGCCACCGCCCACTGATGTATCTGGTGTTCGGTCCTTCCTAGGAGCAATTAATTACTACGGAAAATTTGTTCCTCGTATGCGTTGTCTGCGGTATCCTCTTGATGAGCTGCTCAAAGCGGATGCGAAATTCAAGTGGACAGCAGAATGCCAGGCGGCATTCATCAAATTTAAGGAGTTGCTGAAATCTGACCTACTGTTGACACACTACAACCCTGCACTTGATATAGTGGTGTCGGCAGATGCGTCGTCTGTTGGTGTCGGTGCTACTTTGTCACACAAATTTCCGGACGGTACTCTCAAAGTTGTGTACCACGCTTCCAGAGCATTGACAGCGACAGAGAAAAACTACAGTCAGCCCGATCGTGAAGGACTTGCGATAATTTTTGCGGTGACCAAGTTTCATAAAATGCTGTTTGGTCGTCGTTTTCATCTTCAGACAGATCACGAGCCGTTGCTGAGAATATTCGGTTCGAGGAAAGGGATTCCTGTTTACACATCGAACCGATTACAACGTTGGGCTCTTACGCTGTTGCTTTATGAGTTCACCATCGAGCACGTTCCGACAGCGAAATTCGGCAATGCTGACATACTTTCCCGTCTGATCAGCCAGCACGTCAGGCCTGAGGAAGATAATGTGATTGCTTCGGTCTCTCTGGAAAATGACTTAAGGTCAGTTACACAAGATGCACTAACCGTTCTTCCTTTAAGTTTTAGGATCGTACAACAGTCTACACAGTCCGATCCTATTACCAAGGCAGTTTATCGTTACCTCCTTTAAGGGTGGCCTAAAACCGTTACCGATGCAGAGCTCAAACGGTTTCATGCTTGACGTGAATCTCTTACCACGGTACAAGGCTGCATACTATTCGGCGATCGACTGGTTATACCATCGCCCCATCGCAAGCATAGTCTTCATCAACTTCATCGTGGCCACCCTGGAATTTAGCGAATGAAGGCGATTGCCAGGTCATATGTTTATTGGCCAACTCTCGACAGCGACATTGTTGATTTCGTCAAATCCTGCCGTCAATGTGCGATGGCTGCGAAAACACCGCCGAAGTCAGCGCTGTTGTCATGGCCTAAATCATCGAAACCGTGGCAGTGCGTTCACCTTGATTATGCTGGACCGATCGACGGGGAATACTACCTGGTTGTCGTAGACTCTTTCTCGAAATGGCCTGAAATTGTGCAGACGAGAAGTATCACTACAGCCGCCACAGTGCAAATCCTCAGAGATCTGTTCGCTCGCTTGGGAATGCCAGAGACGCTGGTGAGTGATAATGGATCCCAATTCACCAGTGCAGAGTTTCAATCGTACTGTACGAACAACGGCATCGAGCATCTTACAACAGCACCGTTCCACCCTCAATCGAACGGTCAAGCCGAGCGATTCGTGGATACGTTTAAACGATCGATTAAAAAGATTAAGGAGGGGAGAGCGACAATGTGTGATGCTCTCAGTACATTTCTTCAGACTTACCGGAGTACACCTTGTTTTTCTTCTCCAGACGGCAAATCACCAGCAGAAGTTTTGTTCGGTCGTCCGATTCGTACTAGTTTGGACCTGCTCCGTCCACCATCCGATCGTGTACATTTGGAACAATCGAGTGAAATTCATCCCTTAAAGCGACAATTCATCGTTAAGGATACGGTGTATGCAAAAGTATTCGTCAAGAACCAATGGCACTGGGTTTCAGGAACAGTTTTGGAACGTGTAGGTCGTGCAATGTACAACGTTCAGCTCGAGAATGGTAAGCTTATTCGGTCCCACGTTAACCAGCTTCGAAATCGTGCTGATTCAGAGAGTCGCAGAGAACCAGCATTGACGGATAGAACGAAACATCCTCTCAGCATTCTACTCGATGCTTGGAACCTTCCGGCCCGTTGCACACCAGATCCATTAGCACATTCAACACCAGTAGCACCCATTCCAAGCTGCTCTAGTTCGAGACAGTCGTCAGTACCGAATACCTTGTTGAGAAGGCCCACATTGTCATCGGAGTCTTCGTTGTCAGCATCGTCTCCGTCATCTTCGACAACGCCAAATTCAACATCAGAATTTCAGTCTGCTAATGATGCCGACTCAGCTGTACAGGTTCCTCGCCGCTCTTCGCGTGTACGAAGAGCTCCGCAATGGTTCGATCCCTATCAGCTGTATTTGAAGGGGAGATGTTGGAGACGTGACCATCCCTACAACCCAATAGTAATTGCTGGGCTCACTGGTGGCAGCCCGACTGTCACTCAGTTGATGCACCGACCAGCATCCGGTCTATGTGTCAGGATCAGAATGTAATATGTAGTAGAATAAGTAACACGCGTTTTTACCTCTAACTGTGCGTCTATTAATAAAGTCAGTTTTTAATGTTTGGGTCGTGTTATATTCATTATCGGTCACCTCCGAACACACCCACAACacctggaatagggggaaagtcgcttgcacaaaaatatcgatatctctgttaaaaatggacagatttttACTTGTTCGGTagctatttttatatttttgtgaatctgTTTATATGATATGTCGATTGACTGATGTCAAACGACGAAATGACAGCATGCCTAGCAGTCATCTCTAAGATGATAGCACACTAATAAGTAAAACAACTTCAATAACAGTTACTTACCAGTTGTGAAAGGAGGAAAAACCGGAGGAAAATACTGTTCTGGACTGACGTAATATTTAgacttcttatttcttattggcTTCCATTTTTTTGCTAATCGACCAAAAATCGAGCGTTTGTAACCTAAATGACTTTCAATAAACTGCAACAGTTTTGGAACGTTTATGAACATGTCGTCATCTGTTTTTAATAAGTATGTTGCATTTGGGCAGTTAGCACTGGTCCATTCAAGTAAGGAAATTGTTTTCAGTGTAAGGTTACTGTAACTGTCCACGAAATTACCTCTTATCAGATCACTGTACATGTAGTTTTCTGCCGATAACTGATCTTCAATGCGTTGATTGTGCGTTCGTCCTAAAACAAATCCAATGGATATATCTCGACGTACGCTATAGTGCCCCCAGGATTGCCTAATAGATAAACGTTGCTCTCTATGGGTAGGTGCAGATGTTACTAAAATCAGTAAATTAACATCAGATCCTTTATCTggacaaatatttttaatactgCCGATGTCATTCACATGCCCATTTTCATATATGTCCTTAGTCTTAACTACTCTCTCCACTGCATTTGTATCTGCTAAATCAGTTTTATTTGATGTTAAATGAACATGTGTTGTAAGCTTCTgacttttgaaaatgttttcttgttgagagtctaaatttattattttttgaatgttattatttttggtTCCAGCCTTGATTGTTGTTTCATTCCACGAAAAACTAGGTGCTCGGAGTTTTTGTAATATATTACTAGCATTACTAGATGAAGCACATCCATTAGTTAGAAATGTGAAAAAGCCGCATTTTTTCCGACGAATAGACTTATGTAGTGCGTTTATTCTTTTGTGTGTAGTGTTTGCAACCAGTtgtactgaatttttttttgagctaTTTAGTTGCAACTCATATCGTTTGGTGTCTAAATCAATTTGCCTGGCGTTCAGTGTCGAATAAAATATTATGGTTGCCAATATTATTATACCAAAAACCAAATGAGTCATCCGAAAATGTGTATTGCACATTTTTGTCTGATGAATTGATCCGATCATTTCACATCCAGTATGTTTTATATCTGAAAACAGATAATAGCCGGATTAGTTTTTTGGCAAACAAAGGAAAATATAGAGTTGGATGAACAACGCACATTTAAGAGTTACAGtcattattttacgttttttttttttcataaaaacgtttatttcataggcaatatacgtaagtttttcttcgacgtggcatccacaatacatagtactttggagttgctattataaaatacatttattttgtacatgattttataactatttcaggtttgtatcagttcatcacttttattcaatatcatatagttggctataatttaaattggaactccaatggacttaataaaatgataacgaagtttcatgtaagggacgtcacgacaagcaagaatgtcgcgaactgggacattggatagtccaccttgggtacgcaaagaatttattagttgagatctgacatcacgatactccacacatgtccaaacgacatgatcaatatcgcgattaccttcgccacaagcacaacgaTTAGTCTCGGTAagtcgaaggagatgtgcatctaacgtgcagtgattggacatgagtctggacatcacacgaaagaAGTTCCtagtcacatccagtcccctgaaccatttttttgtcgatattttaggaataattcttTAGCGGGACgcactatagaattcattgaaagcaatcagTCTCTCATagatttcaccctcaataacaccacgtttggctaaactatcggctctttaattgcctggaatggagcaatgagccaaaaagcaaagtcttggcattacattcctgttgtggaatttggcctttctgttttaacagacttcgcagccgattcttagtgtacagaatcattgcatggctagtactatggataaataaataaataaactaaataaaataaactaagaacccttccaggccggggctcgaacatacgacaactggcttgtaagaccagcgtcctacgcattgaaccgccaacccgggacgacatactattgtgatttgataattattattcaatatgacgttcagacactgttttattttgcccaagaaaaacggttcatttttgccagcagccgaATATACCAaaaccagtagcctcttcaattcatgatccgtccgtgtaaaatattttctcagagtcaacttGCCTGAacctacttgtaaatatttttgggatttccatcgagcgtaggtgttccgggattccacgcacttcgcgctgcatggatgtgtcgaaaaataaagttgagtcagggacatttaggagcctgtcacggataggaatatatcttgaagggtcgatttcctgtgacatatggtaaaAATATACtgccatgaatcttgtttgaggttgaagctcaactagcctttcgaagttattaataaccaggggattcagtatctcacatcttattagcagttgcgatgaaagctcccaaaaacgatctttcaatggaagaactctcgccagaacttcaagactcattgtatgtgtcgaatgcatgcagcctaaagtaaTTCGCAATTGTTctaggtttgtgaatttgaaaaACCagaaggcacagtttttggttttgaatttggctttttagattttaggtaccttttttggtaatttgtggTTTAGAAATCTCATATttacagacccttgaggagtgacaaacgaggtatcttcactatttccgtgtcagattcctctggctccgcaagatttgaaaaaccgttttcggtttccaaagatgAGACATCAACgatcgttttaagcatttctgcatatgtacgcttagaccgtgcttttacagaaagttttattttgtctttacgcaacttaaatgcagcgcatactgaaagatcatgaggactctccccacaataaacacattttgcaatatctttatcgcaaagattatccttatgaggccttgacattttatacatttagatttgttactacaataagtagctgtatgtccgaattttttacagttcgtgcaattcataacatgctgtacgaaaagccgaacaggaagacgaatttttggctaggcaacgcagatccgacaaatgttactcgaaacgaatctgtgAAACGATAAGACTTGATTCCATCggtaatagatgctgagtacaattgcttgcactcgagtatcttaactccctcaagcatggagtttttaaaacgaccaactccatttttaagtaaatcgtcgtctgtcagacttgcttcagtgacaacaccgtcaatttgcACCTTCtccacagaaaataatttccaggttacaatatcgtgtGCCtgttttaaattgttaataacaactccaattttaattaattgtttAAAGATTCcttcaacttttgaaaaatgtgacatcaattcctttgtaatttgcataaaatttaatacctttttttcgaaaacaggctatccatggcccagtggtaccctctggataatgtttaACCCTTGGATTATTTAAGTTCTTACTAGTATCcaaaatcggattcggatgatcttccatgagatcatccattacattaactgtttttttgtaaattaataa
This genomic window from Malaya genurostris strain Urasoe2022 chromosome 1, Malgen_1.1, whole genome shotgun sequence contains:
- the LOC131426490 gene encoding uncharacterized protein K02A2.6-like produces the protein MAESNFNPEHQQPGTGLPGGPQHPRMQQNHLRHPAPFFNGPPSSQQSANTSSSSTETTYQLMQQQQDFFRSIISSINVQVPPNPEMILDSLANNIKEFRYDPDGNITFAAWYGRYDDLFEQDAARLDDEAKVRLLMRKLGSAEHERYVSYILPKSPKDYKFSDTVEKLKILFGAAESVISKRYRCLQVTKQPTDDYVTYACRINKTCVEFELSKLSEEQFKCLMFVCGLKSEGDGEIRTRLLAKIEERDDVTLEHLSEDCQRLLCLKRDTAMIESSASTSSVNFIKRKQQFSKRQHKPPVESAGPDKSKQIPSTPCWYCGGMHFVRDCTHRSHKCKDCGNIGHREGYCSSAKRNFKISRNRKHPGSLNTKTVNLRINTVDQKRRFVKIVLNGVKVRLQLDTGSDVSIVSKRLWEKIGKPPTAPVNELASTASGDRLQFLFKFSCLVSFNGEQHHCQFYVVENSLYLFGIDLMEAFGLFSLPISMYCNNVSVPAITLQSLKAAYPSVFRNELGLCTKTKVKLERKPDATPVFRPKRPVAYAVHSTVDNELDRLERAKIITPVDFSDWAAPIVVVRKTNGSIRICGDYSTGLNNALQPHQYPLPLPEEIFNKLANCTVFSRIDLSDAFLQVEVDESSRDLLTINTHRGLYRYNRLPPGVKTAPGAFQQLIDTMLAGLPHTCGYLDDVVVGGVTTETHWENLRAVFQRISEFGFTIRVEKCIFAQPQIKYVGHLLDRNGLRPDPAKVQAINEMPPPTDVSGVRSFLGAINYYGKFVPRMRCLRYPLDELLKADAKFKWTAECQAAFIKFKELLKSDLLLTHYNPALDIVVSADASSVGVGATLSHKFPDGTLKVVYHASRALTATEKNYSQPDREGLAIIFAVTKFHKMLFGRRFHLQTDHEPLLRIFGSRKGIPVYTSNRLQRWALTLLLYEFTIEHVPTAKFGNADILSRLISQHVRPEEDNVIASVSLENDLRSVTQDALTVLPLSFRIVQQSTQSDPITKAVYRYLL
- the LOC131426500 gene encoding uncharacterized protein K02A2.6-like; this encodes MQSSNGFMLDRMKAIARSYVYWPTLDSDIVDFVKSCRQCAMAAKTPPKSALLSWPKSSKPWQCVHLDYAGPIDGEYYLVVVDSFSKWPEIVQTRSITTAATVQILRDLFARLGMPETLVSDNGSQFTSAEFQSYCTNNGIEHLTTAPFHPQSNGQAERFVDTFKRSIKKIKEGRATMCDALSTFLQTYRSTPCFSSPDGKSPAEVLFGRPIRTSLDLLRPPSDRVHLEQSSEIHPLKRQFIVKDTVYAKVFVKNQWHWVSGTVLERVGRAMYNVQLENGKLIRSHVNQLRNRADSESRREPALTDRTKHPLSILLDAWNLPARCTPDPLAHSTPVAPIPSCSSSRQSSVPNTLLRRPTLSSESSLSASSPSSSTTPNSTSEFQSANDADSAVQVPRRSSRVRRAPQWFDPYQLYLKGRCWRRDHPYNPIVIAGLTGGSPTVTQLMHRPASGLCVRIRM